The Mucilaginibacter sp. PAMB04168 genome contains the following window.
CAGCTGGCATGACCCGCATTTTTAAACAACAGGGCAACATACTCGGCCGTTCCGCCAAATAGCGCCACTGTAAATGCATACGGAAAGCTCACCCCTAGCGAGCGTACATTAACAGGGAACAACTCAGCTTTGATGATTGCTGAAATAGAGGTATTCAAACTCAGGATGCCCAAAGCAATAACAATGAGCAAGGTAGCCAGCCATGCCTGGTGGGTGTTGCCCAGCATCATCAAAATAGGCGTTGTGGTAACCATGGCCAACACACCATAAATAATCATTAAGCGTTTGCGGCCTATGTAATCGCCCAGCATACCGGCAAGGGGCTGCATGAGCATAAAAGCCAGCAAGGCAAGCGTAGTAATCAAGGTAGAATCGCGCTTTGTAAAACCTGCCGTGTTCACCAAAAATTTCTGCACATAGGTTGAAAACGTATAATAAGACACCGTTAACCCAATCGTAAACCCCACTATGGTACGTACCTGGCGGTTGTATTTCTTTAACTCGGTAAACGTACCCCGCTTTTCCACCGATACGGTTTCTACGCTAAAAGATTCCGTTTCGGGCAGGTTACGACGCAGGTATAAGGCTGATAAGGCCAGCAGCGCACCAACGGCAAACGGTATGCGCCACCCCCACTCGGCCAATTGCTCCGGCGTTAATAACCAGCGTTCCAAAATCATTAGTATCGCCAAGGCAATAAGCTGCCCCATAGTGGTGGTTACGTACTGAATGCTGGAGTATAACCCGCGGCGGTTGGGCGGTGCTATCTCGCTCAGGTATGTAGCGGCTGTGCCATACTCGCCGCCTATGCTTAATCCCTGAACCATCCGGGCCAGCACCAGTATAATGGGTGCTGCTATTCCAATTTGCCTGTAGCCCGGTACCAGCGTAATCATTAGCGAGCCGGCACTCATCAATAATACTGATAGGGTAAGCGCGGCTTTGCGCCCTTTACGGTCGGCATAGGTTCCCATTAGCCACCCGCCTATAGGCCGCATTAAAAAGCCAATAGCAAATATGCCAGCCGTGTTAAGCAACTGTGCCGTTTCACTTTCTTTTGGAAAGAATGTTGAGGCAAAGTATAATGAGAATACAGAGTAAGCATACCAATCGTACCACTCTATAAGATTGCCTACCGAGCCGCCAAATATGGCTTTAAACTGGTGTAATTTAACGCTTGTGGTTGATTGCATGGTAGTTTGCATATGGCAGCTGCTACTAAAATAGCATTTATAACAGTAGTTGCAATACGCAGTTTAATACAGCCAATAATGGCAGCCTTTAAACATTATTATAACCAACTTGTTGCTGCTATATCACAACCCAATTATGGAAGATCAAAGAGTAATAACAGGAAGTACCGAGCAGGAAGTATTTGCAGCCATTGAGGCCGACCTCACCTCTACAGAAGAAGAAATTTTAAGCTACGACGCCTTGATTAATCATGGCTCGAGACAGATTGAGCTTTACATTGACATTGACTTGGGCGGCGGCTTTGAAGGTGGTTCTGAAACTACCCAGCTTTCGGCCCCTTTATCTATAACACCCGAATTTAAGTTTGCCGTGCATGATGAAGACTTTTTAGACAGCATAGGCAGCTTTTTTGGCCTCGACAGTGTAAAAACCGGTTACCCCGATCTGGATGAGCACGTTATTATAAAAACCAACCACGAACCCAAAGTACGGGAGCTTTTTGCCGACCCGGAAGTAAGACAGGTGCTCAGCACATTGGAAGACTTTGATTTGGGCATACATCACCGCGCGCTTGAGGAGACCGGCTACGAACAGCCTTTTTTAGAGCTGAACATCAACCAAGGCCTTATTGACCCCGCAGAGCTGCGTCTGGTTTATCATGCTTTTTATACCATTTTAACCCAACTGGAAAGCTAAGCTTTGCCGTCACATAAAAAAGGGAGTAAGCCGTGGCTTACTCCCTTTTTTATTGAACATTTATGAGGTTTTACCACACGTAAGTAGCTACCGAACCACTATTTAATGCCGCCTTGGCTATGCGACCGTTACAATTGATATTGAAGTTTTGAACTTCATTGCTATTATTTATTACAATAAGAACTACTTTATCATCGGGCGTTTTAAAGGCCACATTAGGTAGGTTGGCCAACAGGTTAGAACCTATGCGAACCGAGCCAGGCCTTACAAATTTAGCGGCATGTGCCACTACGTAATAAGCCGGGTTGCGTGTTACCTTATCCTGATCGATGGTAACGCCCCCCATACAGCTACTACAGCCGCCGCGGTCGGTATGGGGGTTACTGTTAGGGTCTGCAGCCAGGTTCCATTCAATTACGTTACGGCTCCAGTTACGGGTAGCGCCAATGGTAAGTTTATTAATGTGTTGCGATATATCGCGCTTAAAATTGCCCGGCGCGCCCATCCATTGCTCGGTAAAGTAAACGTTGCGGTCGGGGTGCGCTTTGTGCACCTCGCTTAGTGCTTCAACCTTGCCGGCATAAAGGTGAAATGCCGATCCGTCAATGTATTTTTTAGCTTCCGGGTCGTTGAGGATAGATATTGGGTATTCGGGTTTATCGCAATTGTGATCATAAATAATAATCTTCGTTTTCAACCCGGCATTTGTAAATGCCGGTCCTAAATTAGCCTTCACAAATTTGGCTTGGTCGGGTGCAAGCATTAGCATACTGGGATTATTACCCGGGTGCAGGGGTTCATTCTGCACCGTAATGGCATCAATGGTTATACCCTGAACTTTCATGGCCTGAACGTATTTGACCAAGTAACGGGCATAGGCATCAAAATATTCTGGCTTCAAGCTGCCACCGCGAGCATCGCCGTTATCCTTCATCCATACCGGTGCCGACCATGGCGAACCTAATATTTTTATCCGGGGGTTTACCGCCAGAATTTCTTTTAATACCGGCACCACGTCTTTTTTATCCTGAGCCAGGTCAAATTTTTCGAGCTTTTCGTCGGTCTGACCGGCAGGCAGATCATCATATGAAAAAACAAATTCGTTTAAATCTGATGCACCGATACTTACCCGTAAATAACTAATGCCAATATTTTTGTCGTTTGCGGCAAAAAGCTCCTTAATCAGCGCCTTGCGGCTCTCAGCCGACATTTTCATCATCAACTGTGCACTGCCGCCGGTTAAGGAAAAGCCAAAGCCATCAATAGATTGGTAAACCTCTTTAGCGTTAATTGTGATAGTAGAATCAGCGCCGGTGGCTTTTTCAAACGCGAGAGTCTTAGCCTGCTTCTCAAACAAAGCCGACTGATCAGCATTAGTAAGCCATATCTCTGCAGCACCCTTTTGTTGTGCAAATAACGCAGCTGTGCATAGCGTAAATGCAGCTGATAACAGTGTGTTTTTTAAATTAATCATGTTGTAGCCTTACTCAATTATTAGTGTAGCAATAGAGTGCGGCAGGCTTGATACTGCTACAGCCTTGTTTTTTAACCATAGTTTATAAGATATGGCAGCATCTCCCGGATTCATTACCACTACGGCAATTTTACCGTCGGGGTTCAGGTAAGCGGTGGTTAACAACTTATCGCGGCTTGATGAGCTTACGATTCGCTTAGCACCCGCTTTAATGTATTTTGAAAAGTGACCAATGTAATAGTATTCGCTGGTATAATGCAGGCTGCCATCGCGCGTATCGGCATGTATGGGCGCAAAGCAAAAATTGCCTACATGGTTGGGGCCGCCTTTTTCATCGAGCAGTATGTTCCAGTCTGTCCAGGCTACGGTGCCGGCATTAAAGTCGTT
Protein-coding sequences here:
- a CDS encoding MFS transporter, translated to MQSTTSVKLHQFKAIFGGSVGNLIEWYDWYAYSVFSLYFASTFFPKESETAQLLNTAGIFAIGFLMRPIGGWLMGTYADRKGRKAALTLSVLLMSAGSLMITLVPGYRQIGIAAPIILVLARMVQGLSIGGEYGTAATYLSEIAPPNRRGLYSSIQYVTTTMGQLIALAILMILERWLLTPEQLAEWGWRIPFAVGALLALSALYLRRNLPETESFSVETVSVEKRGTFTELKKYNRQVRTIVGFTIGLTVSYYTFSTYVQKFLVNTAGFTKRDSTLITTLALLAFMLMQPLAGMLGDYIGRKRLMIIYGVLAMVTTTPILMMLGNTHQAWLATLLIVIALGILSLNTSISAIIKAELFPVNVRSLGVSFPYAFTVALFGGTAEYVALLFKNAGHASWFYWYITLCIALSLVVSIRMANPEKHSKMETK
- a CDS encoding glycoside hydrolase family 30 beta sandwich domain-containing protein, producing MINLKNTLLSAAFTLCTAALFAQQKGAAEIWLTNADQSALFEKQAKTLAFEKATGADSTITINAKEVYQSIDGFGFSLTGGSAQLMMKMSAESRKALIKELFAANDKNIGISYLRVSIGASDLNEFVFSYDDLPAGQTDEKLEKFDLAQDKKDVVPVLKEILAVNPRIKILGSPWSAPVWMKDNGDARGGSLKPEYFDAYARYLVKYVQAMKVQGITIDAITVQNEPLHPGNNPSMLMLAPDQAKFVKANLGPAFTNAGLKTKIIIYDHNCDKPEYPISILNDPEAKKYIDGSAFHLYAGKVEALSEVHKAHPDRNVYFTEQWMGAPGNFKRDISQHINKLTIGATRNWSRNVIEWNLAADPNSNPHTDRGGCSSCMGGVTIDQDKVTRNPAYYVVAHAAKFVRPGSVRIGSNLLANLPNVAFKTPDDKVVLIVINNSNEVQNFNINCNGRIAKAALNSGSVATYVW